Part of the Engystomops pustulosus chromosome 4, aEngPut4.maternal, whole genome shotgun sequence genome is shown below.
cttcaccgACCACTTCGTGCACCTGAATAGGCAGTGGTAGCGCGCACGGTGCGCCGAGCAtggaccacggtgcggtgaagctacttgtatataaagattactaaagcgtttaaacgctttaaatctgtttaaaaacataatgaaaataagggcaggcaccagctcaccctgagctggtgcacggcatttgcagcttataaccaccatcggaagtggtaggtttcctttaaagggcacctaccaccacaaatctacctataaaggtagattgggtggtaggtgaatcaatgggacgtgaggaaagcccttttaagggctaatcctcacgtccccgcactgttttataaacttttattaccctaatatgttaatttacttatgcggctactggggcgtggagtagccgcatctgaggttacacgaggcggctactccacgccccggtagccacattacccctcctactcaccatgttcggcgcgcagctgctcgtagctgcgcggcctcgtccgccgatcctgacgtctgcgcatgcgcagaacagcgcatccccggcttcagagcagtgaccgcgcaggcgcgggcctgctgttctgcgcatgcgcagacgtcaggatcggcggacgagggcgcgcagctacgagcagctgcgcgccgaacatggtgagtaggaggggtaatgtggctaccggggcgtggagtagccgcctcgtgtaacctcagatgcggctactccacgccccagtagccgcataagtaaattaacatattagggtaataaaagtttataaaacagtgcggggacgtgaggattagcccttaaaagggctatcctcacgtcccattgattcacctaccacccgatctacctttataggtagatttgtggtggtaggtttcctttaattgcccttttaactgtagctgtaagccacgtggggtgtaatctagcccgtctatacttgttacctattggaataaatttagaagtataatgaccgtGGATAGATttaaatttctcccatttaacattagtatcatcatgtgacagtatttgatcccagtttgtatcctgtagtgcagccctgaatttctggaaattaacccttttaaaatttttgattttcccacctgtttttgcTTTTTGCAGTTTAAGAGggaaataattatattataatcgctgttcccaaggggttcccggacactgacattttggacaatctccacattgttagaaatcacaaggtccaacaatgcatcacctcttgtgggatcttctaccagctgcaacataaaattatcctgcagaaagttaataaaatgtctcCTTCTTCACAGATGAAGGGGAGCCccgaccccaatttatatttggaaagtcacccattatcactacggtcccctcctgtgcagcccgctccatctgtttatataggtgaccctctaatTCCTCAGAGacgttagggggtctataaattacacaaaaaattattttctcaaagctctcttgatttgaatttcaacccaGAAAGttccagcctcctcacactcttctgagaccactgtctcattcacattcgcttttaagtctcttctgacatacatacatacaccacctcccctcctatttgccctgtctttccgaaagagtgtaaaaccttgaatattaacacaccAATCAtttgatgcatcgagccatgtctccgcTCTGCCACCCCTTCTAGGACCTTCTCCCCCAGCAGAGCAgctccccttccatttaggtgcaagttatctgcagaaaacagcttgtaccccaatgaaaagtcagcttACTGCAGATCCAAGTTACGCATGCATCTTGTGATGTCTCTGCTCTGCGGCTCTGCTCACACCCACACACGCTCCACTGTTTATAAATCAGCACATGCTGAAACAGCCAATCAGGATAGAGTGCGTGCAGTGTACATCCATACACAGCTTCGTTGAAGCCGAGGATCCTGGGAGTTGCAGTCTTCCTGCGGAGTGCAGCGGCCGTTTAGATTAGCTGCCTTCTGGAATGTTTAGTCTTTGTTCCACGCCAGAAGGATGAAAAGATAAAAAGCTGTTTAAAAAACTATTTCACAACCAAAAAACTAGAGGACCTTGGAAGATGAAAGAAGGAGCATCTAACAGAGGTACTATGATTTTCATATTTTACTTGGAACGGCCATACAACCCCTTTTAAGTAGGTCATAAGCGACTTTAAATGGGTGTTCAAAAGTTTATTTGTTATCCCCAATTATAGGAATCATGTTATTCCCAAGTATGGGAACCATGCTGGCAACTGGGAATGAGAGCCAAGTGTTGCAATAGCATTCTGAGAGGTGGCATGGTGGGGAGCAACTGCAACGTCTTCCCACCAAGGCCTGGCCTAATGGCTCGGGGGCAGTTGGATTTCCCTGTTAACTGAGTGGCTGGCtttagggggcaatattataatagttatagtcttgtaactatggggcagtattacagtagtcatagttttgtacatagggggcagtattacagtagttatattcttgtacatagggggcagtattatagtagttatattcttgtacataggggccagtattatagtaactattTTGTTGTACATAGgatcagtattgtagtagtattataatatataattgtaCTTAGGCCCAGTGATATAGTTGTATTCCAGTTAAAAGGAGGCAGTGTCAGTTTTCCCTTTCTTTTCACTTAACACTATATTAAACCCACCCACATGAAATGGCCACACCTACTTCTTGTGACCCCCCTCCCACAGAATCAGGCCACTTCCCAGTCCTCTCCTGTCTCCCACTCAGAAGGGAAATCCAATTATCCAACCAATCAGGAACCTAAGGGCAAACCAGGACTGACAAGTTAAAACATAAATTATAACTGGTCAACATGTAAACACCTCCTTCCCAGGCAGATAATATTCCACTGCATTACCAATTTTAGACAGTAGATTGCGCATGGTGATCAGGCTCTATGGACCTATACAATCTAATAGGAACAAAATATTTTGTAATAACTGTATTGGTATGGCCCGTGCCCCATGGCTATCCACACCACCCAGCAAATTTGATACTGAGGAGGACCTTTATCCGtgaaatcctcatatatatatgtttatgctcTCAAAACACATGTTCGCAACAGCCCCTAACTGGAAACTGAAGGAGTAGAAATAACATCTATCATACATAAGGATGCTAGAAAACTACTAGCAAAATGCAATACTTTGGTGTCATCTGCTGGCAGTTACTTGCTATGGCTCACAGACGCTGTGACAGTGGGTAAAAATGAGGTGTAATCATCAAATGTAATGTACTATAAGTTAAGAAAGAAAAGTGGTACTTTTCTACAAAATGTTTACACACACCCCTTTTGATGGCTGTTTTCTTGAAGTGCAACTCTTCAGGCTGGAGACCTTAAAGCACAAGGATAAGCAAACAAAAGGATTTTACAAAAAGTGGAAAGCTTTATTGTCACACGTATGAATAGAAAAGAGATTGTAGAGTTGGTCTCACCATTCCGCCTGACACAATGGTATAACACAGAACAACTAAAGGGCTCCCTAGCTCTACGGGTGTAATTAAAATTGAATTATGAGATAAAGATTTCCAAAAGAAAGCTCCCTCCTAATAGGAAATCAAGTAGCGGGTCCAACCATGATTAATAGGGTCATCTCCCCCTGGGGAATCATCTCCTAAATGCTTGAGGTTTGCTTATCCAAAAGAATAAATACGGTGATTTGTAGCAACTGGAATGGTGAAAATGTTTTTTGAGAAACGTATGTTCTTTTTCATTACATTTATGTTACAATGTATTACAGTTGTGTaataaaaaccaaataaaatgtgtttttacaAAAATCAATAGGCCCTTTGCTAattatcttgattacctatgtAACCGTAGTTTATTTGCTTTCATCCTCAGTTTAGTCTAGTACTGCAGTAGTTGTTAGTGGTAGTTCGTTCGCCGGGTCGATACGTGCGTCTTTGTCTGAGGCAAAGATAACAGTGCAGTTCCCCATCCCCcaagccatatacactcaccggccactttattaggtacaccatgctagtaacgggttggacccccttttgccttcagaactgcctcaattcttcatggcatagattcaacaaggtgctggaagcattcctcagagattttggtccatattgacatgatggcatcacacagttgctgcagatttgtcggctgcacatccatgatgcgaatctcccgtttcaccacatcccaaagatgctctattggattgagatctggtgactgtggaggccatttgagtacagtgaactcattatcatgttcaagaaaccagtctgagatgattccagctttatgacatggcaaattatcctgctgaaagtagccatcagatgttgggtacattgtggtcataaagggatggacatggtcagcaacaatacacaggtaggctgtggcgttgcaacgatgctcaattggtaccaaggggcccaaagagtgccaagaaaatattccccacaccatgacaccaccaccaccagccggaaccattgatacaaggtaggatggatccatgctttcatgttgttgacgccaaattctgaccctaccatccgaatgtcgcagcagaaatcgagactcatcagaccaggcaacgtttttccaatcttctactgtccaatttcgatgaacttgtgcaaattgtagcctcagtttcctgttcttagctgaaaggagtggcacccggtgtggtcttctgctgctgtagcccatctgcctcaatgttcaacgtactgtgcgttcagagatgctcttctgcctaccttggctgtaacgggtggcgatttgagtcactgttgcctttctatcaactcgaagcagtctgcccattctcctctgacctctggcatcaacaaggcatttccgcccacagaactgccgctcactggatgtttttttctttttcggaccattctctgtaaaccctagagaaggttgtgcgtgaaaatcccagtagatcagaagtttctgaaatactcagaccagcccttctggcaccaacaaccatgccacgttcaaaggcactcaaatcacctttcttccccatactgatgctcggtttgaactgcaggagattgtcttgaccatgtctacatgcctaaatgcactgagttgccgccatgtgattggctgattagaaattaagtgttaacgagcagttggacaggtgtacctaataaagtggccggtgagtgtatatgactttatactgtaagtgacgtgaggtggagatgctgcacagagctgaagacatcagGTTGTGAACTCAGCTCAGTGAtatgtcatggattggagaacccgaaATAaaatcctcttcctgatggaaaagcttgtcatctataaggtagtAAATGCCACtggtagtcagtcacacagtatcAGTGAGCCTGCCTGTAGAGATGTTAATTGTTGGTAAAGTTTCCAGTATTTACTGTAGATACTGAAGGGGAGGGTGCAGAATTTTAATATTCATCTCAGGccgcaaaaataataaaatatactcaCGGCCATCCTCTTCTTCTCCAATTTGCTTGCTTCTGTGCTGGAGGACAACGGTCACTTACAATAGAATGTAAACGGGAtacgtttttttttcttactttaacTGGACATTGTTCATGTAAGGCTTTGAAAAAAGCAAATGCCATGATTCTCAAtgtagagataaaaaaaaatatgaggtaAGGGTAGATTGGACGGATTCCCAACATGTCATTTACAGAAtgtctagaatgtattttgcTCTATTCTCATTGTCCatttacaccccctccccctgaaagtgggaggagcgaacattggctgctgccaatgttcagggtATCTACTGCGCAATGCAACGGTCCTCTCCAAGAACATAAGCTCAGCGGAGAAGGATGCAATAAATACAGTTGTAGCCGCccccataggctattatggcGTCTACTGAGCATGTACGTTGCTGAGCAGCATGGACAAAACTTGCTGCATTTTCCCATCCAGGGTTTCCTGCTACTGTATACTGCGGAGACAGATGCAAAAATGATACCTCCATCTGccggtatatgtgtgtgtgctcaGAGTATACACTGGGCGCTTTTTTGGCAAAAACTCGAGCCTTAAAATTGTCTGAGCGCATGAAAAAGACGAAATGATTGCCTGTGTGAAACACCTCTAAATCTTAATTATTAACAAGCAGTAAACTATGCACTATTTCTGAgcacatatataaaatacaacaGTGGTCTTCTGGCTGAATAGATATTGATTCATTTAGTCTATTTTAAGATCAGAAAACATTATATTGGATAAATTAACCATTTAGCTCATATTTTGGGAGGTATGTTGATGTTCATACCTGTGGTTGCTTTTCTCAACTGCCAGCACTGTAGTTCGACCAACagacaatattctgtataatgtAAGGACTCCCTTTCCTGTGCATTGTCCAGGTCCATGGTATTGGACCAACATGCTGAACATGTTTGTGCGCAGGGAACATTTATGGTAAGCTTTAGATCAAGTAGAGGGGACAAGTATCCGCCAGCTATATagtgaaatacaaaaaaaaaatttaaaaaaatatgtatttccaATACCAAAAATGGCACACAGTATTTTTTAAGGCATCAGAGCCCTGCAGGAGATCtgctaaaaagtagaacatgtcctagtcagaaAGACTATAGTGTAAAACTCAGGGCGTCCATCTGTGGGTTACACACGTAGATCTTTGCACTTAATGTGCATAAATACACAGCTCAAAACAAATAGACAAGCCCAATGTCCATAGACACAAACAAATAACAGCATAGATTAGCAAATTGCATTTAATTCAGCAGCATGTAGGATCTTTAACTCCCAATAGTGCAGTTATTTATACCCGTTCCAATTTTAACATATTGCAACAATGTATATTTCACATGAGcattatcaaaatgtaaaaagcaACAGATCTTAAAAAGATGGTATAGTTATAGTCCTGGAGTAAGAACCAATACAATTGCTTTTCAggtcatgtaaaaaaaatatacagatatTTGTTGGACAAAGTATCTATTTTATTAAGATGCCCAACAAAGGCCACAACATAGTTTTCACCGAGTTGCTCCAGTCACAagaacataaatatataaattaggaGACCAAGTTTCCTGCACTGTGCTAGCAGCTGCCAGTAGTAGTTATCAGTAGAAATGTGTAAGAACAAAATACTACAATACTGGTTGAATGCAGCaagtaattttttatatatatatgtatttataggaATGGCAGAAAGATTGTCTATGTTTATGCCACTAATACACTAAAAAAATCAGATTGtgcttgagttttttttttaatactagcTCATTGGAACCATAGAGGGCACTGAGCAGACCAATTTTCCAATGGAAATGGGGCagaatgatggggggggggaattatgTAAGACTTATGGTTTATATATTTTCTGGACTTATTGTGGGAGAGTAGTTACAGCCCAAATAGTCTTTTCCCACAAATCTATTTACAGCATCATTCTGCTCAGTTTGTGTGCAGATTATACTGCATTTTGACTCTTCCGGTGCCATATCCCATGACAACTAGATAGTTCCGAATCAGACCTTATCTATATAGACAGAAGTTTACCTTCATAGCAATGTAGAAGACAAACAATTCCGTCTGCAGTCACAGATATAGCTATATAGGACAAATACTGAGGGTACATTAGCATAAAGTATTGTCAAGAGAATGTTGTAATGTCCCATAAGAAGGCAACTGCTGACACACGAGCCATAAAACTCCCCAATAATTTAAATAACTATTATGGATGGACTGCACTCTTTGGCTGATCTGAGGATCAGTAGTATATGGGAAGTGAAAGCAAGTGAAGGAGCAAAAAGAAGGAACAAGGAAGAACACCACTTAAGGAAAGACTGGTAACTAACTCAAAGATGCAAAGGCACAGAAACTGGGCAGGGGCAGGCTGCGTAGTAGCTAGTGTGTAGGCATAAATACCAGTACATCTTACTAACAGTCAACTTATGTATCTGACCATAAGAAGTCTTAGACAGAGCGGCAAGTGATAACATAGTGACAACGCATTCAGAGAAGAGGTTGAAGGGGGACATAAATGATCAAACTAAGATCACAGGCATATCCAAAACGAAAAAGTAATCGCTACTTTCAACAATATTTCTTAtgaatcaaataagttttattaATCAGTTTATCACAAAAGAATATTCATCAACATACAAAAAAGGGTAGTTATAAAGTGGGAACACAATTAAAAACAGTGCACAGCCACATAAGACAAAAGCAGAACACCATGGAATTGGGATCCATACAATCACTTAGACCAAAGCATAATCGAGTACAAGCCTCAGCTACAGACTCCCCTTGAGAATGCCagttggcgaaacacgtgtcggggctgcaCTGTGTACACCACCTATCCCGGTATGGTAATGACCTTTGGTACTCACTGAGTTAGCATACTCTATAGCTGAGGCTTGTACTCGATTATGCTTTGGTCTAAGTGATTGTATGGATCCCATACCAAGTAATCTTTTCCTTGGTGTTCTGCTTTTGTCTTATGTGGCTGTGCACTGTTTTTAACTAATGTGTTCCCACTTTATAACTACCCTTTTTTGTATGTTGATGAATATTCTTTTGTGATAAACTGATtaataaaacttatttgattcaTAAGAAATATTGTTGAAAGTAGCGATTACTTTTTCGTTTTGGATTTGACATTATTGGAGCACAGGATTTAGTAGTGGCACTCCATCCAGTTGCCCCTATCCTCAGCTCCCCTACCAGTTTGATGTAAGATCACAGGCATGTTGAACAATAGAGTGAAGGAGGTCAAAGCTTCATACTAAGGGTATATAGGCAAGATGAATGTGGGCAGCTTACACACATTGGTAACACTAGCTAAAACTAGCCAAAtccttttatttttattgcatatTGCTCCATGGTAGATACTTCTTCCTGTCGTGTATTGTTTAAAGTTGACACACAGGCAAGGAAACCTATGGATTGAAAGCTCATCGCCAAACCAACTTAACAATGGACCTGCATGCTCGGCTTGGaggtatgtgtgtattatatttcaGCAGGATAGCCTAGTTTAATCCCTCTGGCCCATTGTTACCTTATGCAAGTCACTAAATGGGATATAacttgtttaaatttttttttaaaaaaaaaggctgcaCTCTTGGCTTTATTACTGCTAGTTTCAACTTTTTGAGCCCGGCTTAAGGCTTGCATATACTCTGGAGGTTTTCAGAGACTGAGAAAGCTCATTTAGAAAAGATATTAGGTGGGAATCTTTCTCAGATTTCTTTGAATCAAAAATGACCACAATGGTAAAGTGCGGCTCAGGTCGTGTCAGAAAGTATGTACTTTGCACCTTTTCATCATAGAAGTGGACAACCTTCTCTAAAGTGTTTAGATCACCAGTTTTTTCAGACATTATCATAATGACATTTGGCCAGTGAACCGCTGGTCTCTCCAATGGCAGTGACACCACAGCAGGATATTGGTCAACCCCTTTAGGGGCTTCTCTGTAAGAATCCGGATGATGGTACCCATGACCCTGAAAACTTTCTGATCCTCGATTATCAAATATTAAGGAGACATTGACTGCATCATATTTTCTAATGAAGCTAGATATCTTCCCAAAGTAATCTGGGTTAGTCTTAGCAGTCAGGGTCTTCATCTCGGAGGTCTGTCGGCTCAGTGCTTCATGGAAGTAAAAGCTGAACTTGGCTAGCAGGATATTTTTAAATTTCAGGAGCCACGAGAAGAGATGTGGGGGCTGCACCGCCTTCTGAGATTGTCCCCCAAAGAGATGCTTTTtggtttctttttgtttttcaaatATCTGTCCCCAACTTTGAAGTTTAGTATGTGCATTGTGCAAGTTTACAAGAGACAATAGGAATTTCCACTCAAATATCTGGCTCTGGGCCTTTAGCAGATGCACAAGAACATCAACTTCAAGCTGGAAGCCATTTTCTAAAGGCGACAATATAGGGTGATGAAAcctaaacacaaacaaaaaagtaAATGAGGCACACATGAAAAGTACAGTAGTTGAATTAAAGCAACACACAATGGGAACTGCTGCATTTACAAGCCTCTATGCAATTATTATTACCAGAAGGGAATCTACAAAGATATTAATTGCTTTGATAATGTATTAACACATGTCTGAATACAATAGAAATAGTCATGAAGACAATAGTGTCAGAAATTCCACTGACATTTTTCTATGTTCAGTTCCATTAATCCATTAGTAATAGCGGAAAATGAAGGGATTGTCCGGCAGTAAAAATTACCTAAAATTAAAATCTCTTTTTTTCATAGCGAATCAATTCTTTCCCCCGAACTAAACATACTTAAAACCCACATTAATTCTTAGATGGACTATTTCTGCCCCAGGAAGGAAAGTGTTTGAGGAGAATGGGGAGTCCACTTTAGCTGCCCTGTTATGCTGCCTTCTGGCATTGACATATTGGATGTGAGACATATTGGAATGTCCCATAGCAATCAATGGAGCAAAACGCATCCTGCGCTTCAGTGTCCGGTAACCGGACCCCCTGGATATGTTTGGGCAGAGGATAAATGTTGTTTATGGGAAAACCCTCTTTGTGGCATCTCTTTGTTCCATACACCCACAAGCTCTACCATACCTGCAAAGGGATTAGCCAGGGCTAGAACACTGTGAGCTCCCGGACAGGATTTTACCTCTGCCTATTGGGGAAGCGAACCGATAGCAGTTTTACAATTCTAAATAAAAAGGGCAAATTCATTTAAAGAATTTGATAAATGACTAGGTCCCATACTTGTTAGAAGACCTTGCTGACTTTACTTATCATAGTTTAACCTATCTATGTCAAGCAGTGTGTAGTAATGCTCACCTGGAATTGTACTTCTTTAAAATAGCGTCCAAGATGTTCACAAGTTCCTCAGCGTTCACAAATTTCTGACTGCTCAGTGTGTACATTTTCTCATAAAAATCTGCAATTTCCATTCGAGCCTGAACAAAAAAGCAGAGTTGTTCTGACAGATGAGAAAGCAGTTCTTCCAAGTGAGGAGCCGTCCCACCAGTGGCATTTCTCCCCGTGGTGACAACTTTCTTCAGCTCATTGTACAATGAGGTGTAATTCGTTCTGATGGAATCCTTCCGGCTGAAGAACGACTGTCCACCTGCAAAAGACAAGACACTAGCATAAGCCAGTGCACCCTCCACATAGAAAAATAACCTCACTCCATAACCAATACTTTTCACTTCAAAGAAACACAGAATATCCAGCATCAAAACATTAAAATCCACGCATTTCGTAATGTCAAAAGACAAACAAAAACACAAGATTAGACAAGACAGCCCTTTAAACATATTCAAGGTCATAGGCCACTAGATCAAAGTCCGCTGTTATCATAAATTCCTACAATGTCacttcaagaaaaaaaaagtaaacagcCTCCCACTATGTTCTATGGAAGAAAGTTTTTTTATGGATTTTCTCAGGTCAAAACCCAACAAGCCCTAAAGAGACCGGGAcagccttaaccctttcaggaccttgcccttttttgttttttcatttttcactccccatgatcaaaaatccataacttttttatttttccatgtccagagctgtgtgacaacttgttttctgcgtaacaaattacacttcatagagatggtattgaatattccataccatgtactgggaagcgggaaaaaaaattccaaatgcagtgaaattggtaaaaaaacgcatttgtgccattttcttgtgggcttggatcttatggatttcactgtgcaccccaaatgacatgtctactttattctttgggtcggtacgattacggggataacaactttatataggttttataatgttatcatacatttaaaaaaattaaaacctcatgtgcaaacattttttgggggattttgccatcttctggcgctaataacttttttatactttggtgtacagagctgtgggtggtgtagttttttgcggattttgatgacgtttacaaaatcaatggggattttactcctcatacattacaatgtaatgcatgggttaacccgaagtaccCTCGGCAGCTTTGTAATATGCAGCATACGTGCCATTACGTCATTGGTCGTGAATGGGTTAAAGGATTACCTGATAATAGAAGATTACAACTCACCTCCCCTTTTTTTGTGGACATCACCAGAAAACTTTATTTGGATCTTTCAGAAACCccttgttttgtaaaaacaacACTTTTTAAATATGCGTATGAGTCTGAGGAGCTCTGCTGATAAGTAATTTATTCTATTACCCCGTTCTAGTTCACGTTTTGTTATAACAAAGGCGTAACAGAAGGTAACCTTTCATTCATTGAGGTCATTGGCTAAACATAAAAGTGAATGGCTGAATGTTTTTAGAATCTCTTActgatagggatttttttttatgcagggccccagcagccctcttgacttttgt
Proteins encoded:
- the KICS2 gene encoding KICSTOR subunit 2 translates to MVVPQQAGDAPAAPGQEDDDDDEEPLLLMTTVVMLSQKTPPVTAEQNVLQTFFSHLGHFSYDKAKDNVEREKEANKNAGISWSSMLAALAHLAAAEKAYHSMSFLGQKPGGQSFFSRKDSIRTNYTSLYNELKKVVTTGRNATGGTAPHLEELLSHLSEQLCFFVQARMEIADFYEKMYTLSSQKFVNAEELVNILDAILKKYNSRFHHPILSPLENGFQLEVDVLVHLLKAQSQIFEWKFLLSLVNLHNAHTKLQSWGQIFEKQKETKKHLFGGQSQKAVQPPHLFSWLLKFKNILLAKFSFYFHEALSRQTSEMKTLTAKTNPDYFGKISSFIRKYDAVNVSLIFDNRGSESFQGHGYHHPDSYREAPKGVDQYPAVVSLPLERPAVHWPNVIMIMSEKTGDLNTLEKVVHFYDEKVQSTYFLTRPEPHFTIVVIFDSKKSEKDSHLISFLNELSQSLKTSRVYASLKPGSKS